One genomic window of Psychrobacillus sp. INOP01 includes the following:
- a CDS encoding anhydro-N-acetylmuramic acid kinase yields the protein MRVCGLMSGTSLDGLDIAIADFSFVSDKLTYELKHFVTMAYSEELTAQLFQLMDPLAPLNHVSSMNMYLGELYAKLIKDSLVDSEIDYASIDLISSHGQTIWHEPIAVSQWEFARANTLQIGDISALAEYAGKPVIGDFRTRDMAAGGQGAPLVPFADQLLFQSSTNGRVLVNIGGIANITVLAPTQNAEEVLAYDTGPGNMMIDSFVSKFTGGKQSYDSNGDLAKSGKIHLEWLNLLMKNDYFSLPAPKSTGRELFGADYAEKLWNQGEEYGCSAEDKIATVTMLTAKSLALEIEQYIESHKLKEVIISGGGVHNKTLLSYLTDLLPDQVKVKALDEIGFNSDAKEAFVFALLGYLGFQKVPNNLPSTTGAKRQTILGKIAW from the coding sequence ATGCGTGTTTGTGGATTAATGTCAGGTACATCCCTTGATGGACTTGATATCGCAATTGCTGATTTCTCGTTTGTTTCTGACAAGCTAACGTATGAACTGAAACATTTCGTGACAATGGCCTACTCAGAAGAATTGACTGCTCAGCTATTCCAGCTGATGGATCCACTAGCTCCACTGAATCATGTATCTTCGATGAATATGTATTTAGGCGAACTGTATGCAAAGCTCATCAAGGATTCTTTAGTAGATTCAGAGATTGATTACGCTTCAATAGATTTGATCAGCTCGCATGGACAAACGATTTGGCACGAGCCAATCGCAGTAAGTCAATGGGAATTTGCAAGGGCAAATACCTTGCAAATTGGTGATATTTCAGCCTTGGCTGAATATGCCGGTAAGCCGGTCATTGGCGATTTCCGAACACGAGATATGGCAGCTGGAGGGCAAGGAGCTCCGCTGGTACCATTTGCAGACCAACTTCTTTTTCAATCAAGTACAAATGGGCGAGTACTAGTTAATATTGGAGGTATTGCCAATATAACAGTGTTAGCACCCACTCAAAATGCTGAAGAAGTGCTTGCATATGATACCGGACCGGGAAACATGATGATCGATTCCTTTGTCTCCAAGTTTACCGGTGGTAAGCAAAGCTACGATTCTAACGGAGACTTAGCTAAATCAGGTAAGATTCATTTGGAATGGTTGAATCTGTTGATGAAGAATGATTACTTTTCTTTACCTGCTCCAAAAAGCACAGGCAGAGAGTTGTTTGGTGCTGATTATGCTGAAAAGCTATGGAACCAAGGAGAAGAATATGGTTGTTCAGCAGAAGACAAAATTGCTACGGTTACTATGTTAACCGCTAAATCATTAGCACTTGAGATTGAGCAATACATTGAGTCTCATAAATTGAAGGAAGTAATCATCAGCGGTGGAGGTGTCCATAACAAGACGCTCTTATCCTATTTAACTGACTTGCTTCCAGATCAGGTCAAAGTGAAAGCATTAGATGAAATTGGTTTCAACAGTGATGCGAAAGAAGCTTTTGTATTTGCATTACTTGGTTATTTAGGGTTTCAAAAAGTTCCAAATAATTTACCCTCCACAACAGGAGCAAAAAGACAAACAATTTTGGGGAAAATTGCGTGGTAA
- the nagZ gene encoding beta-N-acetylhexosaminidase, with protein sequence MNLHKKVGRLMIAGFKGITMSDEIKHLIHEYHIGGVILFGRNIGTPQEILTLTKSLQKEAKTAGYTSPLLICIDQENGVVRRLGEGTTIIPGAMLLGATHKPNHARNAGFLTGKELKAIGINWNLAPVVDVNNNPKNPVIGVRSFGENVQEVTAMAKNSMLGMQEAGIMTTLKHFPGHGDTSVDSHLDLPVIGHDLKRLHEIELVPFKDCIAAGADAIMSAHVYFPALEKESNTPATLSRSVITGLLREELGFEGVITTDCMEMDAIAKGIGTVNGCVKAVEAGVDLVMVSHIHSLQEESILKLVEAVQNNKIAEKQIDQSINRIERMISNYTSWEEIEKIQEVASFVGSQLHQDQMKTIYKDGITLVSKEGKSIQVDDRVLLIYPTNIYATLVEDKRYATLEMAEKLKKVHSQVDEIELDPTGYEEALENAIDKVNNYDHIVVLTLNAVQHENQQKLVHRLIASGKPVDVVAIRSPYDASYFPQANRMICAFEFTQTVFEVVAEYLVGRTEINGKLPVTLF encoded by the coding sequence ATGAACTTGCATAAAAAAGTGGGCCGATTAATGATAGCCGGTTTTAAGGGTATTACTATGTCGGACGAGATAAAACACTTAATTCACGAATATCATATTGGCGGTGTCATACTATTTGGGCGAAACATTGGTACTCCACAGGAAATACTAACCCTGACCAAAAGCTTGCAAAAAGAAGCGAAGACTGCAGGGTATACTTCTCCATTATTAATTTGTATTGACCAGGAAAATGGTGTGGTCCGCAGACTTGGTGAAGGTACGACCATCATCCCGGGAGCCATGCTACTCGGGGCAACTCATAAGCCAAACCATGCCCGAAATGCTGGTTTTTTGACCGGAAAAGAATTGAAGGCAATTGGTATCAACTGGAACTTGGCGCCAGTTGTTGATGTAAATAATAACCCGAAAAATCCAGTCATTGGCGTGCGTTCATTCGGTGAAAATGTGCAGGAAGTGACGGCGATGGCGAAGAACTCCATGCTCGGGATGCAGGAAGCGGGAATTATGACGACTCTAAAACATTTTCCAGGTCATGGAGATACAAGTGTGGACTCCCATTTGGATTTACCCGTGATTGGACATGATCTAAAAAGGTTGCATGAGATTGAACTGGTGCCATTCAAGGATTGTATCGCAGCTGGAGCAGATGCGATTATGAGTGCTCATGTGTATTTCCCGGCACTTGAAAAAGAGTCAAACACCCCTGCGACTTTATCTCGCTCGGTGATTACAGGACTTCTTCGGGAAGAACTAGGTTTTGAAGGTGTCATCACTACGGATTGCATGGAAATGGATGCTATTGCAAAAGGAATTGGAACTGTCAATGGATGCGTCAAAGCGGTAGAAGCGGGCGTTGACTTAGTGATGGTATCCCATATCCATTCCTTGCAGGAAGAATCCATCTTAAAATTGGTGGAGGCAGTCCAAAATAATAAGATAGCAGAGAAACAAATCGACCAATCAATTAATCGAATTGAACGAATGATTTCCAACTATACGTCCTGGGAAGAGATTGAGAAAATACAAGAAGTCGCAAGTTTCGTAGGTTCACAGTTACATCAAGACCAAATGAAGACCATTTATAAGGATGGAATAACATTGGTTAGTAAAGAAGGTAAATCGATTCAAGTGGATGATCGGGTTCTATTAATTTACCCGACAAACATTTACGCAACTCTGGTCGAGGATAAACGCTATGCAACACTTGAAATGGCTGAAAAACTAAAGAAAGTTCACTCACAAGTGGATGAAATTGAATTGGATCCAACCGGTTATGAAGAAGCGCTGGAAAATGCTATAGACAAAGTGAATAACTACGACCATATCGTGGTTCTTACACTTAATGCTGTACAGCATGAAAACCAGCAGAAGCTCGTCCATCGATTAATCGCTTCCGGGAAGCCGGTGGATGTGGTAGCGATTCGTTCGCCTTACGATGCCTCCTATTTTCCACAGGCGAACCGTATGATTTGTGCATTTGAGTTCACGCAAACGGTATTTGAAGTAGTGGCAGAGTATCTAGTGGGAAGAACAGAAATTAATGGGAAATTACCTGTAACATTATTCTAA
- a CDS encoding PIG-L deacetylase family protein: MHLMIVGAHCGDGEIQAGAIAHKYAQAGYKVTFLHLTAGEKGAPAHLDVETYRKQKIEEAKKAATILGGTSITLNHRDAELTFNEELVKEVATIFRKEKPDFVITHWVNSMHPDHALCQKIVQDAWLKASLPGFDLGGLPPHGLRRVFHSENWEDMEGYEPDIYVDVTDSFAAYLEALSCYWFIMNSNSFRYYDYYKALGTTRGCLGRTKYAQTLQNSKGLHIRREGHIPGFPIIKEV, encoded by the coding sequence ATGCATTTAATGATTGTTGGGGCGCATTGCGGAGATGGAGAGATTCAGGCTGGTGCAATTGCCCACAAATACGCACAAGCAGGTTATAAGGTCACGTTTCTTCATTTAACGGCGGGAGAAAAAGGAGCACCAGCCCACTTGGATGTCGAGACCTACCGCAAGCAAAAAATAGAGGAAGCAAAAAAGGCAGCAACCATCTTAGGGGGCACGAGCATTACGTTAAATCACCGAGATGCAGAGCTGACTTTCAATGAAGAGCTAGTAAAAGAAGTTGCTACCATTTTCCGAAAAGAAAAACCAGATTTCGTCATAACACATTGGGTGAATAGTATGCATCCAGATCATGCACTATGTCAGAAAATTGTACAGGATGCATGGTTGAAGGCTTCCTTGCCCGGTTTTGATTTAGGGGGGCTGCCACCACATGGATTGAGACGCGTGTTCCATAGTGAAAACTGGGAGGATATGGAGGGGTATGAACCAGATATCTATGTGGATGTCACGGATTCCTTTGCTGCATACTTGGAAGCTTTGTCTTGTTATTGGTTCATCATGAACTCTAATAGTTTCAGATACTATGACTATTACAAAGCACTTGGTACAACACGTGGTTGTTTGGGTAGAACGAAATACGCCCAGACCTTACAAAATTCAAAAGGGCTACATATTCGCCGTGAAGGGCATATCCCAGGATTCCCTATTATTAAGGAGGTATAG
- a CDS encoding serine hydrolase, with translation MKDKVLTFLQQEIDKHVTPGAVIRIKHKGKVILEEAIGSNSLEDDRVTMTNRHVFDMASITKVMVTLPVMLQLLESGDIHLNDKVTKFLPGFAKNGKESITLRQLLTHSSGLIAHRPYFERKLTTPEVLADILQEQLSYVTDTQVVYSDLGYILLMEVIEKVTGQPLEEFSKQHLFHPLAMMNTGYVPKYKRTQFAPTEFLEHLKGHKYGIVHDDNTEFMGGISGHAGLFSTMEDVSNFTDMLENYGVYEGKQILHPEWLRKSRDNFTPFSDESRGLGWQLKGHGISPAGDLLSPTTYGHTGYTGTSFYIDPRRELTVTLLTNRVYFGRHDPIIRLRPRLHNIIVTNLTN, from the coding sequence ATGAAAGATAAAGTGCTTACATTTTTACAGCAGGAAATCGACAAACACGTTACCCCAGGAGCGGTCATCCGGATTAAACATAAGGGGAAAGTCATTTTAGAGGAAGCTATCGGGAGCAATAGTTTGGAAGATGACCGCGTAACAATGACCAATAGGCATGTATTCGATATGGCATCTATAACAAAAGTGATGGTCACACTTCCAGTCATGCTTCAGCTCCTTGAATCTGGAGACATCCACCTGAATGATAAAGTCACTAAGTTTCTACCGGGGTTCGCCAAGAATGGGAAAGAAAGCATAACATTACGGCAGTTGCTGACGCATTCATCTGGACTAATTGCACACCGTCCTTATTTTGAACGGAAACTCACGACACCAGAAGTTCTCGCTGACATTTTGCAGGAGCAACTTTCTTATGTAACTGACACGCAAGTCGTATATAGCGATCTTGGTTATATTTTGCTGATGGAGGTTATTGAAAAAGTGACTGGACAGCCACTCGAGGAATTCTCCAAGCAGCATTTATTCCACCCACTTGCCATGATGAACACAGGGTACGTGCCTAAATACAAACGTACTCAGTTTGCACCGACTGAATTTCTTGAACATCTAAAAGGTCATAAATACGGTATAGTCCATGATGATAATACGGAATTTATGGGAGGTATTAGTGGTCATGCTGGGTTGTTCTCCACGATGGAGGATGTCTCCAACTTTACAGACATGTTGGAAAACTATGGAGTGTATGAGGGCAAGCAAATATTGCATCCTGAATGGTTGAGGAAATCACGAGACAACTTCACGCCATTTTCCGATGAGAGCCGTGGTTTAGGCTGGCAACTAAAAGGACACGGAATCAGTCCAGCAGGAGACTTGTTGTCACCCACCACCTATGGCCATACAGGCTATACTGGCACAAGCTTTTATATCGATCCAAGAAGAGAATTGACAGTTACATTATTAACTAATCGTGTGTATTTTGGTCGCCATGACCCAATCATTCGATTACGACCACGTCTACATAACATTATTGTTACAAATTTAACGAATTAG
- a CDS encoding N-acetylglucosamine kinase, with the protein MYVLGIDGGGTKTIAMVADENGTVYMRAITRGSNLNTMTPKEFEIVMSGLLLQLNVQNTEIFNQISICFAGMAGVGESGRDAEVADLLRKYLPKDIHIIIKNDAFNALYAGTLGETGIVQIAGTGSITFGVNDETKMVRSGGWGYLFDDEGSGFHLGNEALRAVFKEFDQRGPSTSLTAAFLQYFEVNLVPDIIGKVYGLEHPRSIIAPLSQLVVDAAIADDEIAKRIIANACSEMMCSIQSCHDQLFEKNHATNIVLSGGVFTNAHFFIDHFHQLAKEKLPNIRFKRALVSPVGGAVIAALISQQVPINERIVKHLNEEISS; encoded by the coding sequence ATGTATGTATTAGGGATTGATGGTGGAGGAACGAAGACGATAGCCATGGTTGCAGATGAAAATGGAACCGTTTACATGAGGGCGATAACCAGAGGCAGTAATCTAAATACGATGACACCAAAAGAGTTCGAGATTGTGATGAGTGGTTTGCTGCTGCAGCTTAATGTGCAAAATACCGAAATATTCAATCAAATATCCATTTGCTTTGCTGGGATGGCGGGAGTTGGTGAAAGCGGAAGGGATGCTGAAGTTGCTGACTTGCTAAGGAAATATTTGCCGAAGGACATCCATATAATTATCAAAAATGACGCATTCAATGCTCTATATGCTGGAACATTGGGAGAGACGGGGATAGTACAAATTGCCGGAACAGGATCGATTACGTTTGGAGTAAATGATGAAACGAAAATGGTGCGGTCAGGTGGATGGGGTTATTTGTTTGATGATGAAGGCAGTGGTTTTCATTTAGGTAATGAAGCGCTTCGTGCCGTCTTTAAAGAATTTGACCAGCGTGGACCATCTACCTCATTAACGGCTGCTTTTTTGCAATACTTTGAAGTGAATTTGGTTCCGGACATCATTGGTAAAGTCTATGGATTGGAGCATCCACGTTCAATCATTGCCCCTCTTTCCCAGCTAGTGGTAGATGCTGCAATTGCCGATGATGAAATTGCAAAAAGGATTATTGCTAATGCGTGTTCGGAAATGATGTGTTCTATACAGTCGTGTCACGATCAGCTATTCGAAAAGAATCACGCCACAAATATTGTGTTGTCTGGTGGTGTATTTACAAACGCCCACTTTTTTATAGATCATTTTCATCAGTTGGCAAAGGAGAAGCTCCCTAATATTAGGTTTAAACGAGCACTCGTATCCCCTGTTGGTGGGGCAGTTATTGCTGCTCTAATATCACAACAGGTCCCGATTAATGAACGAATTGTGAAGCATTTAAACGAAGAAATCTCAAGTTAA